TCCAACGGAACATAGCCGCTCAAGATTAGTGCGTCCCAGTTGCTTGTTGGCGGAGCGTGAAGCGAGCTCGTGTTTTCAGAATGTTAAGCTGGTCGACTCTCGCCAAGAGGAAGTCCAGTTCGAGTAGCTCGTCAGGTGATAGTCGACCTTCGCTGTTTCCACTCAGCAAACCATTCAGACGGGTCTGCGCGCTGGGTGCGAGCAAGCCATCTGCCAGCGCGGCAAGTTCTGCATCACTTAGGCCCTTCAGCATTTCACCTGAGTCAACCATTTGGCACGTTATCCGGAGGAACTCGTTTATCCAACCAATAGTTTATCATATGTCTCGCGGTATTTCCGCAGCGACTAGCTGGCATGGTCTTTGTGGGCGGAAAAGTCGCTTTCCTGTCGTAGTCTGATTTCCACATGCTTAATACCGCCTTTTCCGACCGCCGTCTCCTGACCTCTGACCTCCTTGAGTCGGGAAGGAGACCAAGCGGTAGAATGAAACGTAACTCGCCAAGCACTTCCAACAATCGAACGCCACCCCAATGCCCGAATTGCCTGAAGTCGAAACGATGCGTCGCGGGATATTGGGGATTGTCGGTGCCAAGGTCCGGGGCGCTGCTGCCCTCCCCTCCCCTCGCAAGCCGATTCGCATGGAACCGGCGGCCAACGAATTAGCTGAGGCAATAAAAGGAAAAAAGGTTCAGGCCATTGATCGATTGGGAAAGCGAGTGGTCGTCAGATTGAGCGGCGACGTGTCGCTGGTGTTCGAACCACGGATGACTGGACTGGTGCTGGTGGCTGATCCGCCGTCGCAGGAGCATCTGCGATTTCGGCTCGACTTGACCGGCTGCCCGATTCGTTCTGTCTATTACTGGGATCGTCGCGGGCTGGGGAGTGTCCGCCTCGTTGCCAATGACAAGCTGGCGGCTGAATTGATTGGCAATAAGCTGGGGCCTGATGCACTTGTCATCTCGCCCGAGGAATTGCAGCAGCGATTAGGGAGCAGCCAGCGGGCGATCAAGGTGGCGCTCCTCGATCAAAAAGCGGTCGCCGGCGTCGGCAATCTGTATGCGTCCGAAATCCTGCATCTTGCCGGCATTCATCCGGCCAAAGCGTGCCGAAATCTGAAAGTGGAGGATTGGCAAGAAGTCCATCGCCGGCTGCTTGAGGTGCTGCACTTGGCGATCGAGCACGAAGGCTCGACCCTGTCTGACGGGACCTATCGCAATGCTTTGAATAAAGCGGGCGGATACCAAAATCAGCATCGCGTCTACGACCGCGCTGGCGAACCGTGCGTTCAATGCAGCACGCAGACCATCATCCGCATCGTACAGGCCCAGCGAGCGACTTTCTTCTGCCCCGTTTGTCAGCCTCAGAAGCGAAAGCTGACGATCAATCCGAATGCACTGGTGAAATCGCGAAAGCCCAAGCGCTCGTAGGCCCAGTGCTGGCATCATCTGCTGTCGGGGGGAAATTGCTCTGGCAGCGTACTGACAAATCCAGCTAATATCCCGCGACTTAGGGAACACTCGCAAACCGCTTCGGCGGAGGGTCGATTATGTCGCAATTAGCAACCGCAACGTCTGCCGATTTAACACTTTCGTACCGACTTCCCTACTGGCAAAAAGCATACTTGCCGATTCTCCGCGGGCCGCTCACCGGCAGCCGTTGGTTGCCGGCTAGTGGCGGGAAAATTGTCCGACTGTTTTGCGGAACGTATGAAAAGACGCAGTCGAAATTGTTTCAAGAACTGATCGAAGACGACGCTGTCGTCTTCGATATCGGCGCGAATGTTGGCTACTACACGCTCCTGTCGGCCAGGCTCGCCTCGAAAGGGCATGTGGTGGCCTTTGAACCCGAACCACGGAATATCGCCTTCCTGCGGGCCAATGTTGCAGCCAATCGCTGCCGGAACGTTTCAATCCACGAGTTAGCCGTGGCTGCTGAAGCGGGCTTCGCGAACTTTCAGATGGGCACCGGCACTGGCACCGGCAAACTGTCGAATGAGGGTTCGCTGCGCGTGCCGATGATCAGCTTGGATGAGTTTGTCGACCAGCAGCAAATGCGGCCGACTCACATGAAGATCGATGTTGAAGGTGCCGAGGTAGATGTCCTCCGCGGTGGCCGTGAGACATTGATCAATTGCCGCCCGACGATCTTTCTCTCAACTCACGGCCGCAAAGTTCACGCCGCCTG
Above is a window of Anatilimnocola aggregata DNA encoding:
- the mutM gene encoding bifunctional DNA-formamidopyrimidine glycosylase/DNA-(apurinic or apyrimidinic site) lyase, giving the protein MPELPEVETMRRGILGIVGAKVRGAAALPSPRKPIRMEPAANELAEAIKGKKVQAIDRLGKRVVVRLSGDVSLVFEPRMTGLVLVADPPSQEHLRFRLDLTGCPIRSVYYWDRRGLGSVRLVANDKLAAELIGNKLGPDALVISPEELQQRLGSSQRAIKVALLDQKAVAGVGNLYASEILHLAGIHPAKACRNLKVEDWQEVHRRLLEVLHLAIEHEGSTLSDGTYRNALNKAGGYQNQHRVYDRAGEPCVQCSTQTIIRIVQAQRATFFCPVCQPQKRKLTINPNALVKSRKPKRS
- a CDS encoding FkbM family methyltransferase, which translates into the protein MSQLATATSADLTLSYRLPYWQKAYLPILRGPLTGSRWLPASGGKIVRLFCGTYEKTQSKLFQELIEDDAVVFDIGANVGYYTLLSARLASKGHVVAFEPEPRNIAFLRANVAANRCRNVSIHELAVAAEAGFANFQMGTGTGTGKLSNEGSLRVPMISLDEFVDQQQMRPTHMKIDVEGAEVDVLRGGRETLINCRPTIFLSTHGRKVHAACCEFLRELNYDLRCMDGGDLAEADSVLCTR